A region of the Planctomycetia bacterium genome:
GCTCTTGAACGCCTGGAACGCTGGCGACATCGCCACGGCCCAGGCCGCGCATCTCAAACTCTTCCCGCTCTGCCGCGATATGCTCGGCCTGGCAACGAACCCCATTCCAGTCAAAGCCGCAATGAAACTCCTCGGCCGCGACACCGGCGAAATGCGATTGCCCATGACGGCGCTCGACGAAGCCACGGAACAAAAGCTCCGCCAAACCCTGATCCGCTTCGGGCTGCTGTAATACATGAGCCCGCGAAACACGCGAAATGACGCGAAAGGGAACGGCGAGGTGCGGTTCGAAAAAACTTCCTCGATTCGCTCGTATTATCCATCGACCATCGGATAGCCGAATTTTTTCGCGTAATTTCGCGTGTTTCGCGGGCACTTCCGAATTGCGTGGCGTTATCTCGGATAGAAGTTCGCTATGACGTTGCTCTACACTTCGCCAACGTTTCTGGAGCATGACACCGGGCGGCATCCGGAATGCGCCGAGCGGTTACGGGCGATTTCGCGGCGGCTCGCTGAGACTGGCTTGAGCGCGCAATGCCAGGCGATGGAGTGGCAAGCGGCGACCGTCGAGGAACTGTGCCTGGTCCATGGCGCCGATTACCCTGAGATGATCGAGGTCAGTTCATCGGGAGGCGGCGGGCGTATTGAAGCCGACACCGTCGTCAGCGCCCGCTCCTACGAAGCCGCCACACTCGCGGCCGGCGCGGTGGTCGATGCCGTGCGGCGCGGTGTCACGGGGCCGGATCGCACGGCGCTTTGCCTGGTGCGCCCGCCTGGGCATCATGCGCTGCCGGATCGACCGATGGGCTTCTGCCTGTTCAACAACGTAGCGATCGGCGCTCGATTCGCGATCAACGAACTGGCGCTCCATCGCGTACTGATCGTCGACTGGGACGTCCATCACGGCAACGGCACGCAGGACATGTTCTGGACCGACCCGAGCGTTGGTTTCTTCTCAATCCATCGCTGGCCGTTTTACCCCGGCACGGGCAACTTCGACGAAACCGGCGGCGGCGACGGGCTGGGGACGACGCTCAACTTGCCAACGGAGCTCGGCATCTCGCGGCAGGACTACCTGGCGGCGTTTCGGTCTCGGCTGGAAATGTTCGCCGATCGCCTTCGCCCGGAGTTGATCATCCTCAGCGCCGGCTTCGATAGCCACCGCGAGGACCCGGTCGGCTCGCTAGGACTAGAGGTCGAAGACTTCGCCACGCTGACCGACGTGGTGCGCGACATCGCCGCGACCCACGCCGGGGGCCGCATCGTCAGCGTCCTGGAAGGCGGCTACCATCCAGAGCGACTAGCAGAATCAGTAGAATCCCACCTCCGGAAACTGCTGGCGTCCACTCCATAGGATGCACCACGGAAAACTCGGAGAACATTGAGAAGGGAAGTGAGTTCGAAGCAGATTCGGAACCGCAAAAAGCGCCAAATGACGCGAAAGTGTGCAGGCGCGGAGTCGGGCATTCGAGCTACCCTCCCCTTTCTCCCTTTTTCGTGTGTTTCGCGTATTTCGCGGTTAAATCCTCCTCGTCCACCGTGTCTCCATGTCTCCGTGGTGAAAATCCGGAGCCGACTCGTTTCGTCGCCTGAGCCTACAATTGAGCAGTTCGCCCGGGCCTTTCAGGAGTCGCTGACGTGTACCCGCAAGATGCCGAAAAGCTGTTGGCCGACGTGGACGCCTTTTGCCAGGAACTGCGGCCCACCGAAGAGTTGTGCTACGTCGAGCACCGTCAAAACGACGGCATCGCGGAGCTGGCCAAAAAGCATGACTTGCTCGGGATGCCGATCCCCGTCGAACTGGGCGGCCGTGGCGCGGACGCGGTGACCTACGCCCGGGCGTTGGCGCGGATCGGCCGCGAAGGAACCGGCGCGCGAACGTTCTTTTCCGGACATACGTCCATCGGGCAATACCCGATTCTGCGCTACGGCAACGACGCGCAGAAGAAACACTACCTGCCCGCCTCGGTGCGCGGCGAATGCATTCTGGCCTTCGGACTAACGGAGCCAGACGCTGGATCGAATCCGTTGGAAATGACCAGCACGTATCGCCGCGAAGGGAATCGCTTTCTGTTGAACGGCGTGAAGTACCTGATCTCCAACGGCGGAATCGCGCAGGCCGTGGTGGTCCTGGCGTATCCCGAGGCCGCGACCGGTCCGGAACGTCGCATGAGCGCGTTCATCGTCGAAACGGCCGGCGAGACCTTCGAAACCGAGGATCTGCCGTCCAAGCTCGGCATGTTCACCGCGAACACGGCGATGTTCCAGATGACGGACCATCCCGTGCCGCTGGAAAACATGCTTGGAGAGGAAGGCAACGGATTCCGTGTCGCGATGGGCACGCTTGTTTCCGGCCGCTTGAGCGTCGCCTCGGGTTGCCTGGGCGTGATCGAGGATTGTCTCGTCGAGGCGATTCACTACTGCCAAACACGCAGCCAGCACGGCAAGCTGATCGGCAAACATCAACTCGTGCAGGAACATCTGGCGGCCATCGAAATGGCCCGCGCGGCAAGCGACGCAATGATCGAACGCGCGGCGCACGCCAAGCAACGCAGCGACGAATCGCCGCAAGACAAGGACGCCGCCGCCGAGGCAGACTTGCGCGTCGCCCAAGCCAAGTTCTTTGCTTCGAACGCAGCCTGGGAAGCCGCCGACCACGCCGTGCAAATCTTCGGCGGCCGCGGCTACAGCGAACTCTACCGCGTCGGCCGGCACCTCCAAGACGTCCGCGTCTGCCGCATCTACGAAGGCACCGACGAAATCATGAAACTCAAAATCGCCACAGCCCTGCTGGGAAAAGACTTCGCGGCGTTTTCGTAAGGGTCGCTTCGTGAAGCGCAGAGATGAGAATTAGACCGCGAAACACGCGAAATGACGCGAAAGAAGGCGCGAGCGCAATGGTTGGCGCTATTTGCAAATTCCCATTCTCATTTTTCGCGTCATTTCGCGTGTTTCGCGGTCAAATTCTCCGCGCCTCCGCGGTTCAAATAGAAACAGCACCCCGAACCGAACTTCGCCTCGCGTGTCCTGCCTCGCTGGCGATGGACATCGCCCGGCCGTTGCGGCATTCTGGTCGCAGGCGATTTCCACGGCGCGAACTTGAGGCGGTGCGCGATGGCGGAGCAGGAATTGGGAATTTGGCGCAGGCCAGGCGGCTTGCGCGAAGTGCTGTGGCTGTCATTCCCGCTCGTGATTTCTACCGC
Encoded here:
- a CDS encoding histone deacetylase; protein product: MTLLYTSPTFLEHDTGRHPECAERLRAISRRLAETGLSAQCQAMEWQAATVEELCLVHGADYPEMIEVSSSGGGGRIEADTVVSARSYEAATLAAGAVVDAVRRGVTGPDRTALCLVRPPGHHALPDRPMGFCLFNNVAIGARFAINELALHRVLIVDWDVHHGNGTQDMFWTDPSVGFFSIHRWPFYPGTGNFDETGGGDGLGTTLNLPTELGISRQDYLAAFRSRLEMFADRLRPELIILSAGFDSHREDPVGSLGLEVEDFATLTDVVRDIAATHAGGRIVSVLEGGYHPERLAESVESHLRKLLASTP
- a CDS encoding acyl-CoA dehydrogenase family protein, with amino-acid sequence MYPQDAEKLLADVDAFCQELRPTEELCYVEHRQNDGIAELAKKHDLLGMPIPVELGGRGADAVTYARALARIGREGTGARTFFSGHTSIGQYPILRYGNDAQKKHYLPASVRGECILAFGLTEPDAGSNPLEMTSTYRREGNRFLLNGVKYLISNGGIAQAVVVLAYPEAATGPERRMSAFIVETAGETFETEDLPSKLGMFTANTAMFQMTDHPVPLENMLGEEGNGFRVAMGTLVSGRLSVASGCLGVIEDCLVEAIHYCQTRSQHGKLIGKHQLVQEHLAAIEMARAASDAMIERAAHAKQRSDESPQDKDAAAEADLRVAQAKFFASNAAWEAADHAVQIFGGRGYSELYRVGRHLQDVRVCRIYEGTDEIMKLKIATALLGKDFAAFS